From the genome of Parazoarcus communis, one region includes:
- a CDS encoding DUF6988 family protein — MTEKALNHLLDRTAEFHEAVHQHVGELLPVPEPRFLTAFQSGLLSLEHALSAFMLFQHGLCPSAIALARPQYESLVRGVWLLHAASDLWVNKLSEPLSLESAKRANEGLGLADMLKELEAAPSAPAGIVAQLREYKEVAWKAMNSYTHGGLHPISRTLTGYPPQLIYDVVRNSNAVVALTAQLQSVLTGQPANMEPVRQIHETYKDVLPIVHSPA; from the coding sequence ATGACCGAAAAAGCGCTTAATCACCTCCTCGACCGGACCGCCGAGTTCCATGAGGCCGTTCATCAGCACGTCGGCGAACTTCTGCCGGTGCCAGAACCACGCTTCCTAACCGCATTCCAGTCAGGCCTTTTATCGCTGGAACACGCCCTCAGCGCCTTTATGCTTTTCCAACATGGTCTTTGCCCGTCAGCAATCGCGCTTGCGCGTCCGCAGTACGAAAGCCTCGTAAGGGGCGTGTGGCTCCTGCACGCGGCAAGCGACCTATGGGTGAATAAACTCTCCGAACCGCTGTCCTTGGAAAGCGCCAAGCGAGCTAACGAAGGCTTGGGGTTGGCAGACATGCTTAAAGAGCTTGAGGCAGCGCCCTCCGCGCCTGCGGGAATCGTGGCCCAGCTTCGCGAATACAAAGAGGTTGCCTGGAAGGCAATGAATAGCTACACCCACGGCGGCCTCCATCCGATATCAAGAACATTGACGGGCTATCCACCACAACTCATTTACGACGTTGTCCGCAATTCGAACGCGGTGGTCGCATTGACAGCCCAACTCCAGTCGGTTTTGACGGGGCAACCAGCCAACATGGAACCCGTTCGCCAGATACACGAAACGTATAAAGATGTCTTACCTATCGTGCACTCACCCGCATAA
- a CDS encoding Wadjet anti-phage system protein JetD domain-containing protein encodes MSDAFLEALRTGSRKRVALEDVRRAFFAAHPEVLTNPGRNALLLERLHALEEAGALALPAPGSWEKVGNPPLPTWVQVKRTPALAPVVDYATVPWVPELGFWPELKPPPLEAARAINDFLLRRRTTLKMVPIKERSLEIFGDEKRLDALRASGGNSLFGGRLPLSALGAFVVPSPLPYRMADAAGQPVLVVENHNSFWSFGEWNQQARRYAAVVYGSGKAFQGSGDALEQVLHEVTGVGALYLGDLDPAGVRIPLEFNRARAGGREKVAPATELYAWLLANGRQRSLDVPSNGIESLAVDWLGAELGGELFKLWRAGCWIPQESLGFERLSGED; translated from the coding sequence ATGAGCGATGCGTTCCTCGAGGCGCTTCGAACCGGGTCCCGAAAGCGCGTGGCGCTCGAGGATGTCCGTCGGGCATTCTTCGCCGCGCATCCGGAAGTCCTCACCAATCCTGGCCGTAATGCGCTTTTGCTCGAGCGCCTGCACGCCCTCGAGGAGGCCGGTGCGCTCGCACTGCCTGCGCCCGGAAGCTGGGAGAAGGTCGGCAACCCGCCTCTGCCGACTTGGGTACAGGTCAAGCGCACCCCGGCTCTGGCGCCGGTGGTCGACTACGCTACGGTGCCGTGGGTCCCGGAGCTCGGGTTCTGGCCGGAATTGAAGCCGCCCCCGTTGGAGGCCGCCCGGGCCATCAACGACTTTCTGCTGCGCCGGCGCACCACGCTCAAGATGGTGCCCATCAAGGAGCGCTCGCTCGAAATCTTCGGCGATGAGAAGCGCCTCGATGCGTTACGTGCTAGTGGCGGCAATAGTCTTTTTGGCGGTCGGCTCCCCCTGTCGGCCTTGGGCGCCTTCGTGGTGCCGTCCCCCTTGCCCTACCGCATGGCCGATGCCGCTGGTCAGCCTGTGCTCGTTGTCGAAAACCACAACAGCTTCTGGAGCTTCGGCGAGTGGAACCAGCAGGCGAGGCGCTATGCCGCCGTGGTCTACGGTTCGGGTAAGGCTTTCCAAGGCAGCGGTGACGCGCTTGAACAGGTGTTGCACGAGGTTACTGGTGTGGGTGCTCTTTACTTGGGGGACCTCGACCCTGCAGGGGTCCGCATTCCGCTCGAGTTTAACCGGGCACGTGCAGGTGGGCGTGAAAAAGTGGCTCCGGCTACAGAACTCTATGCCTGGCTCCTCGCTAATGGTCGGCAGAGGTCTTTGGATGTGCCGAGTAACGGGATTGAATCGTTAGCGGTCGACTGGCTCGGTGCTGAGCTTGGAGGTGAATTATTCAAGCTGTGGCGGGCTGGGTGCTGGATTCCCCAAGAGTCTCTCGGTTTCGAACGGCTGTCAGGGGAAGATTAA
- a CDS encoding WYL domain-containing protein, producing the protein MTKHTPPAVGIPSGTAHTSRRWSQERRLEFIEYRLQWDGRLNRSDLIEFFGISVPQASLDIARYSELAPNNIRYDSSERTYLCSTPFAPLFHTDNPQRYLNDLLVSASAISSEGSIFLGWVPPVGITPVPTRVISAETLGKLLFAIRNRETVYVEYQSLTSEKPQARTLSPHAMGFDGYRWHIRAFCQMRKSFRDFVIARILSIRSGTASSVSPSDDHAWNTPVTLVIAPHPGLPPAQRKVVELDYGMEGGEARLECRQALLFYLLKHLGFEGRQAVTPQAQQIILKNVDEVTCYLAEQTRLS; encoded by the coding sequence ATGACCAAGCACACACCCCCTGCCGTCGGCATCCCATCCGGCACCGCACACACATCAAGGCGCTGGAGCCAGGAGCGCAGACTTGAGTTCATCGAATACCGCTTGCAATGGGACGGTCGGCTCAATCGGTCCGACCTTATCGAGTTCTTCGGCATCTCAGTGCCCCAGGCATCGCTCGACATCGCCAGATACTCGGAGCTCGCCCCAAACAACATCCGATACGACTCTAGCGAGCGAACCTACCTGTGTAGCACCCCGTTCGCACCGCTATTCCATACCGACAATCCACAGCGATACCTGAACGACCTGCTCGTATCTGCCTCCGCCATATCATCGGAGGGCAGCATATTTCTCGGATGGGTGCCGCCTGTCGGGATAACGCCCGTCCCCACGCGGGTCATCTCTGCCGAGACACTGGGCAAACTTCTGTTCGCCATTAGGAACCGTGAGACGGTCTACGTGGAGTATCAATCACTTACGAGCGAGAAGCCTCAGGCAAGAACGCTTTCACCTCACGCAATGGGCTTTGACGGCTACCGCTGGCATATTCGGGCATTCTGCCAAATGCGAAAGTCCTTCCGCGATTTCGTGATTGCTCGGATACTCAGCATCAGGTCGGGAACCGCATCAAGCGTCTCCCCTTCAGATGACCACGCCTGGAACACCCCAGTCACTCTGGTTATCGCACCGCACCCCGGCTTGCCACCGGCACAGCGCAAAGTCGTCGAGCTCGATTACGGAATGGAGGGCGGTGAGGCACGTCTTGAGTGCCGCCAAGCGCTGCTTTTCTACCTGCTCAAGCACCTTGGGTTTGAGGGACGCCAAGCGGTCACGCCGCAGGCACAGCAAATCATCCTGAAAAACGTGGACGAAGTCACATGCTACCTGGCTGAACAAACGCGCCTCTCCTGA